A window from Triticum aestivum cultivar Chinese Spring chromosome 6D, IWGSC CS RefSeq v2.1, whole genome shotgun sequence encodes these proteins:
- the LOC123142481 gene encoding uncharacterized protein: MWLLVFIDGNDAATNTPILFTTNWDADDSGTMSDEADTSNDGDMGNDMHDFHDGANGADELMGNENLESEESQDSHGFAGTSKTSKHNNATELVDENLENEEVRGNHDLTATSKTRPQTGEKRRVRGKNKCKEVADLMESQKIKVRFYNNRALSKSFARHLGRIVRNPRITPMRVKEWSNITDAARKHIFDAIKDKFENIDDNIAIDVYKDEILDHVKKLWINWRGDLHRHFVKPNKTMQEAMKKVPKDIPKDDWEWLVKEHFSAGSFCQLPMLEQGGKENKPPSMDKLFSETHKKGTDFPDSTTSAKHAQIKTIVQLNPGLSNDEVMQKCDTSKRHDCVVGFRGGIRARDLRGPALSKAELVSQLQASEQAKQVLEEKVNGMAQEVSEIKRLLSGRSLTDSSHERQHDQD; encoded by the exons ATGTGGTTGCTTGTTTTCATAGATGGAAATGACGCGGCAACAAATACACCAATCTTGTTTACTACAAATTGGGATGCTGATGATTCTGGAA CTATGAGTGATGAAGCTGATACCAGCAATGATGGTGACATGGGAAATGATATGCATGATTTTCATG ATGGTGCAAATGGTGCAGATGAATTAATGGGTAATGAAAATCTGGAAAGTGAAGAATCCCAGGATAGCCATGGCTTTGCAGGTACCTCAAAGACCAGTAAGCACAACAATGCAACTGAATTAGTTGATGAAAATCTGGAAAATGAAGAAGTGCGGGGTAACCATGACCTTACAGCTACGTCCAAGACTA GACCTCAAACAGGTGAAAAGCGCAGGGTCCGTGggaaaaataaatgcaaggaagtAGCTGATCTCATGGAGTCCCAAAAAATTAAAGTCCGGTTTTACAATAACCGTGCACTTTCCAAAAGTTTTGCACGACACTTGGGTAGAATTGTCCGTAATCCTAGAATTACCCCGATGAGGGTAAAGGAATGGTCCAATATTACTGATGCAGCTCGGAAACATATATTTGATGCAATTAAG GACAAGTTCGAAAATATTGACGACAACATTGCAATAGATGTGTACAAAGATGAGATATTAGACCATGTCAAGAAACTTTGGATCAACTGGCGTGGAGACTTGCACCGGCATTTTGTGAAACCCAACAAGACTATGCAAGAGGCTATGAAAAAGGTACCTAAAGATATTCCAAAGGATGACTGGGAATGGCTTGTCAAGGAGCATTTTTCAGCAGGGAGTTTCTG TCAATTGCCTATGTTGGAACAGGGAGGAAAGGAAAACAAGCCACCGAGTATGGATAAACTATTTTCAGAGACACACAAGAAGGGTACAGACTTCCCTGATTCTACAACCTCCGCCAAACAT GCACAAATTAAGACCATAGTTCAGTTGAATCCTGGTCTTTCAAATGATGAAGTCATGCAGAAATGTGACACATCTAAGCGGCATGATTGCGTAGTTGGATTTCGTGGTGGAATTAGAGCAAGAGATTTGCGAGGACCAGCATTAAGTAAGGCTGAATTAGTTTCTCAACTTCAAGCTTCTGAGCAAGCGAAACAAGTACTCGAAGAAAAGGTCAACGGGATGGCGCAAGAAGTATCAGAAATTAAGCGTCTTCTATCTGGTAGATCTCTGACTGATAGTTCTCATGAACGCCAACATGATCAA GACTGA
- the LOC123141204 gene encoding uncharacterized protein — translation MQAQIPVTLCKLEKEFPPSFFDVMMHLPVHLANEALVGGPTIYRWMYLFERQIKCLKSLVRNLARPEASIAEGYIAEEFISLCSSYLDDVETKHNRPGRINDAPGDDNYYLSIFNPDGRPSGGRKPRDLNLLEAEQAHIYVLRNCDVVQPYISEYSSSQDGCSLQPFTTMWNQKFNQWFKEKVASLHEHDKSELTEDLLALSRGPLENVTCFTGYDMNGFRYRVQSRDRHLCTQNSGVAVLSEQGDNGNTVEYYGILTEIVELQYLGGRRVTLFRCNWIDVFDKEHGMKKDNKHGIVSLNLQRLLLTDEPFVLASQVSQVFFVKDNLIKGWHAVVKNPSRHAYSVPHGQSDDEASEAEPDNGDEDDLLQNSTSTSRRNRTT, via the exons ATGCAGGCCCAAATACCTGTGACACTATGTAAGCTTGAAAAGGAATTCCCACCGTCCTTTTTTGATGTCATGATGCATCTGCCTGTTCATTTGGCTAATGAGGCTCTTGTTGGTGGACCTACAATATATCGGTGGATGTATCTCTTTGAGAGACAAATAAAGTGTCTGAAATCGCTAGTGCGAAATTTGGCACGACCTGAAGCTTCCATTGCAGAGGGATACATTGCAGAAGAGTTCATTTCATTGTGCTCTAGTTATTTGGATGATGTCGAGACAAAGCATAATCGACCAGGCAGAATCAATGATGCACCAGGGGATGACAACTATTATTTGTCAATATTCAATCCGGATGGAAGGCCATCCGGTGGTCGTAAACCTAGAGATCTTAATCTTCTTGAAGCAGAGCAAGCTCATATTTATGTTTTGAGAAATTGTGATGTAGTTCAACCATATATCAG TGAGTACTCCAGTAGTCAAGATGGATGTTCACTGCAACCATTTACCACCATGTGGAACCAGAAGTTCAATCAGTGGTTCAAAGAGAAG GTAGCCAGCTTGCACGAACATGATAAGAGTGAGCTCACCGAAGACCTTTTGGCACTATCACGTGGTCCATTGGAAAATGTAACATGTTTTACTGGCTATGACATGAATGGATTCAGATATCGTGTTCAAAGTCGAGATAGACACCTCTGCACACAGAACAGTGGGGTGGCTGTACTTTCAGAACAAGGGGATAATGGTAATACAGTAGAATATTATGGCATATTGACAGAGATAGTCGAACTGCAATACTTAGGTGGAAGGCGTGTGACATTATTCCGTTGCAACTGGATTGACGTATTTGACAAAGAgcatgggatgaagaaagacaacAAGCATGGAATCGTTAGTCTTAACCTGCAGCGTTTGCTTCTGACAGATGAGCCTTTCGTTCTGGCTAGCCAAGTCTCTCAAGTATTTTTTGTCAAGGATAATCTTATAAAAGGATGGCATGCAGTCGTGAAAAATCCATCACGTCATGCTTATAGTGTACCACATGGACAGTCTGATGATGAAGCCTCTGAAGCTGAACCTGACAATGGCGATGAAGACGACTTGCTTCAAAATTCGACATCAACATCACGTAGAAATAGAACAACATGA